The following are from one region of the Rhipicephalus microplus isolate Deutch F79 chromosome 1, USDA_Rmic, whole genome shotgun sequence genome:
- the LOC142806085 gene encoding SPRY domain-containing protein 7 translates to MATCFGCIRRCFNAGGFTASSSQGNRLPTVVLDMLHMGQDVVIVKNGQRICGSGAALANAPLVQNKSYFEVKVQQAGLWGVGVATQKTDLNRVPLGQDLESCVLTSEGTVVCNKEVLHKLQQTVQEGDVIGITYDHLELNFYLNGTDLHVPVTGVKGEVFPVLYVDDGAILDAVFSSFFHTPPLGFEQIMVEQSLL, encoded by the exons ATGGCAACTTGTTTCGGCTGTATCCGCCGGTGTTTTAACGCCGGTGGTTTCACCGCCAGCAGCTCCCAGGGAAACCGCCTACCCACGGTGGTTCTTGACATGCTTCATATGG GCCAGGATGTCGTGATCGTAAAGAATGGACAAAGGATTTGTGGCAGTGGTGCAGCGTTGGCTAATGCCCCTCTAGTTCAAAACAAGTCCTATTTTGAAGTCAAAGTACAGCAAGCAG GTCTGTGGGGTGTGGGAGTGGCAACACAAAAAACGGACCTGAACAGGGTGCCACTCGGACAAGATCTGGAGAGCTGCGTTCTCACTAGCGAAGGCACTGTAGTGTGCAACAAAGAAGTGCTCCACAAGCTCCAGCAGACAGTGCAAGAAGGCGATGTCATA GGCATCACGTATGACCACCTTGAGCTGAACTTTTACCTTAATGGAACAGATTTACATGTTCCTGTGACAGGTGTCAAAGGAGAGGTTTTTCCTGTTCTTTACG TTGACGATGGTGCCATCTTGGACGCAGTGTTCTCTTCCTTCTTCCACACTCCACCTTTGGGCTTTGAGCAAAtcatggtggaacagtctttacTGTGA
- the Roc2 gene encoding regulator of cullins 2: protein MADEDDIDKDGDNGQKPDKMFVLKKWNAVAMWSWDVECDTCAICRVQVMDACLRCQHENKQDDCVVVWGECNHSFHNCCMSLWVKKNNRCPLCQQDWVVQRIGK from the exons ATGGCAGATGAGGATGACATTGACAAGGATGGAGATAACGGGCAAAAACCGGATAAAATGTTTGTTCTCAAAAAGTGGAATGCCGTGGCAATGTGGAGCTGGGACGTAGAATGTGACACGTGTGCCATATGCCGCGTTCAAGTAATGG ATGCCTGCTTGCGATGTCAGCACGAAAACAAGCAAGACGATTGCGTGG tggtaTGGGGTGAGTGTAACCACTCTTTCCACAATTGCTGCATGTCTCTGTGGGTCAAGAAAAACAACCGCTGTCCACTGTGCCAGCAGGACTGGGTTGTGCAGCGCATTGGAAAATGA